A genome region from Candidatus Methanomethylophilaceae archaeon includes the following:
- the hypF gene encoding carbamoyltransferase HypF, with amino-acid sequence MRITIRGTVQGVGFRPAVYRAAQRCGASGAVLNDGSDVVIDTDRGEELLKELLGELPPLARIDSISKEDADYSGSKGFRIIPSGNESHGASIPADSAVCGKCLDEIFGRGRRAGYPFTTCTDCGPRFTLLKGMPYDRPLTSMSSFPLCPDCGREYENPKDRRFHHQTVCCPECGPRYRLELKDGTVTYDDPIGKLAGMLDEGSIAVVKGWGGMHICCSLDVLPKMREWYGRKNKPFAAMARDMEALRRYAAPTETEEEELLSPCRPIVLVDKIDSEITELLSPGLDNIGMFLPYAGMHHLLFSKLRHDALVMTSANVPGEPMIIDDGAIKELGADAYLLHDQPIINRADDTVVRIFDGKTQFIRRSRGYLPFGLPIGMGGDAIGLGAQENLTGSIASDGKIWPTQHIGNGENVGVPEYLEEAVRTQMKFVGCEPQIIAEDLHPGYSNRRLARRLAEESGAEIKDVQHHWAHAAALMADNGTDSCVALTLDGTGHGDDGTAWGGEVLRADLSDYRRVAHLECIPLLGSERALYDLRRLRFAIDIMNGDENHDFSDSEAAVLSKLMGKSVMTSSMGRVLDALSFSLGVCTQRTYDGEPAMRLEPLLRRGKLIDGFETGSKRGVIETAHLFSGIREREDKDDVAYSIVHSIMGELVALAAEDADKAGISSIGITGGVSYNGTISRMFMDMVKSSAHVPIQHKSVPNGDGGISVGQTAIALRMIQ; translated from the coding sequence ATGAGGATCACGATCAGAGGGACCGTCCAAGGCGTGGGGTTCAGGCCTGCCGTGTACAGGGCCGCCCAGAGATGCGGCGCGTCAGGCGCTGTCCTGAACGACGGATCCGACGTCGTGATCGATACAGACCGCGGGGAAGAGCTTCTGAAAGAACTGCTTGGGGAACTTCCTCCGCTAGCGCGCATAGATTCGATTTCCAAGGAAGATGCTGATTATTCCGGGTCGAAAGGGTTCCGCATAATCCCTTCGGGAAACGAAAGCCATGGGGCTTCGATCCCGGCCGACAGCGCAGTCTGCGGAAAGTGCCTGGATGAGATCTTCGGCAGAGGCAGACGCGCCGGATATCCTTTCACCACATGCACCGATTGCGGCCCTCGCTTCACGCTTCTGAAGGGGATGCCCTACGACCGCCCCCTGACTTCCATGTCGTCCTTCCCGCTGTGCCCGGATTGCGGCCGGGAATATGAGAATCCTAAGGACAGAAGATTCCATCACCAGACAGTCTGCTGCCCAGAATGCGGCCCCAGATACAGGCTGGAACTCAAGGATGGAACCGTCACTTATGACGACCCGATAGGGAAACTGGCAGGGATGCTGGACGAGGGCTCGATAGCCGTGGTCAAGGGCTGGGGCGGGATGCATATCTGCTGCAGCTTGGACGTCCTTCCGAAGATGAGGGAATGGTATGGCAGGAAGAACAAGCCGTTCGCAGCCATGGCAAGGGATATGGAAGCGCTGAGACGGTATGCGGCTCCCACGGAAACCGAGGAGGAAGAGCTCCTGTCACCATGTCGGCCGATAGTGCTGGTCGACAAGATCGATTCGGAAATAACGGAGCTGCTTTCCCCCGGACTCGACAACATCGGCATGTTCCTCCCATACGCTGGGATGCACCATCTGCTGTTCTCGAAATTGCGGCATGATGCTCTCGTAATGACTTCCGCTAACGTGCCTGGGGAGCCGATGATCATCGATGACGGTGCGATCAAAGAGCTGGGCGCGGACGCGTACCTGCTGCATGACCAGCCCATCATCAACCGCGCCGATGACACCGTCGTCAGGATCTTCGACGGGAAAACCCAATTCATCAGGAGGTCCAGAGGATACCTCCCATTCGGTCTTCCGATCGGAATGGGCGGAGATGCGATAGGCCTGGGTGCGCAGGAGAATCTGACCGGATCGATTGCTTCCGACGGGAAGATCTGGCCCACCCAGCATATCGGGAACGGAGAGAATGTGGGGGTCCCGGAATATCTGGAAGAGGCTGTCAGAACTCAGATGAAGTTCGTGGGATGCGAACCTCAGATCATCGCCGAGGATCTGCACCCTGGCTATTCCAACCGGAGACTTGCCAGAAGGCTGGCCGAAGAATCCGGAGCGGAAATCAAGGATGTGCAGCACCATTGGGCGCATGCGGCGGCGCTCATGGCCGACAATGGAACCGATTCCTGCGTCGCGCTAACTTTGGATGGCACCGGCCACGGCGACGACGGCACGGCATGGGGCGGAGAGGTGCTCCGCGCAGACCTCTCAGATTACAGAAGGGTGGCGCATCTGGAATGCATCCCGCTTCTTGGGTCGGAGAGAGCGCTATACGATCTCAGGCGCCTCAGGTTCGCCATAGATATCATGAACGGCGATGAGAACCATGATTTCTCCGACAGCGAAGCGGCCGTTCTGTCCAAGCTCATGGGGAAAAGCGTCATGACATCCTCCATGGGAAGGGTGCTGGATGCCCTTTCGTTCAGCCTTGGGGTGTGCACGCAACGCACATACGACGGCGAACCTGCCATGAGACTGGAACCCCTTCTGAGAAGAGGGAAGCTCATCGATGGCTTCGAGACGGGCTCGAAGAGAGGCGTGATCGAAACGGCGCACCTATTCTCCGGGATTAGAGAAAGAGAAGACAAAGACGATGTCGCGTATTCCATCGTCCACAGCATAATGGGGGAGCTGGTGGCCTTGGCGGCCGAGGATGCCGATAAGGCCGGGATATCCTCCATAGGCATCACCGGCGGCGTGTCCTATAACGGGACGATCTCCCGCATGTTCATGGATATGGTTAAATCGTCCGCCCATGTACCCATCCAACATAAGAGCGTCCCCAACGGAGACGGGGGCATATCCGTCGGACAGACGGCGATAGCCCTGAGGATGATACAATGA
- a CDS encoding aconitase X catalytic domain-containing protein translates to MDLTKAEEAILNGEEGEGRQKAMELVTALGKIYGAESLIDITSAHLSGASYKTIGDGGLKYLEDMVSGGAKVSVPSTLNPVGMDRERWKEMHITEHFAERQLRIIDLYGKMGIKTTCSCTPYTGANVPKFGDHVAWAESSALSFVNSYIGARTNREGGPGALAAAILGKTANYGLHLDENRKPTAVIDADIDGSVFSYSLLGQAYGMMKGKGVPYFRGIKPGVEEAKALSAAMAASGSVALYHVEGTTPEAGRFDISELETIPIGKKELEDAYSKLNVADDIELIAIGCPHLTEKEMHDIASFLKGKKKVRDDVEIWFCTSAEVRARCPEDVRIMEQFGKVLADTCMVVAPIEGVFSRTGTNSAKAGNYLPTLCSQKAMCRDISALLGVVM, encoded by the coding sequence ATGGACCTTACGAAAGCCGAGGAAGCGATACTTAACGGTGAGGAAGGGGAAGGAAGGCAGAAAGCCATGGAGCTTGTCACAGCTCTCGGCAAGATTTACGGCGCGGAAAGTCTCATAGACATAACCTCCGCGCATCTTTCCGGCGCATCTTACAAGACGATCGGCGACGGCGGCCTGAAGTATCTGGAGGATATGGTCTCCGGCGGCGCCAAAGTCTCGGTCCCTTCTACTCTGAATCCAGTCGGCATGGACAGGGAAAGATGGAAGGAGATGCACATCACCGAGCATTTCGCTGAGAGACAGCTCAGAATCATCGATCTGTATGGGAAGATGGGCATAAAGACGACATGCTCATGCACCCCGTACACCGGTGCGAACGTACCCAAGTTCGGGGACCACGTGGCTTGGGCGGAGTCCTCGGCGCTTTCGTTCGTGAACTCTTACATCGGGGCCAGGACCAACCGCGAGGGAGGGCCGGGAGCTCTGGCCGCTGCGATTCTTGGGAAGACTGCCAATTATGGTCTGCATCTCGATGAGAACAGGAAACCGACGGCAGTCATAGATGCCGACATAGATGGATCGGTATTCTCCTATTCATTGCTCGGGCAGGCATATGGCATGATGAAAGGCAAAGGCGTGCCGTATTTCAGAGGCATAAAGCCAGGGGTCGAAGAGGCCAAAGCCCTTTCCGCCGCCATGGCCGCATCCGGGTCGGTCGCGCTATACCATGTCGAAGGGACCACTCCAGAGGCGGGGAGATTCGATATATCCGAACTCGAGACGATCCCGATCGGCAAGAAGGAGCTCGAAGACGCATATTCAAAGCTGAACGTGGCCGATGACATAGAGCTCATAGCGATAGGGTGCCCGCATCTCACAGAGAAAGAGATGCATGATATCGCGTCCTTCCTCAAGGGAAAGAAGAAAGTGAGGGACGACGTCGAGATTTGGTTCTGCACTTCGGCGGAAGTGAGGGCCAGATGCCCGGAGGACGTCAGGATAATGGAGCAATTCGGGAAGGTTCTGGCGGACACTTGCATGGTTGTCGCTCCGATCGAAGGCGTTTTCTCCAGGACAGGCACCAATTCAGCCAAAGCCGGGAATTATCTGCCTACCCTGTGCTCGCAGAAGGCCATGTGCCGCGACATATCGGCTCTTTTGGGGGTGGTGATGTGA
- a CDS encoding CrcB family protein, whose protein sequence is MPFLAAAAGGAIGATLRYSAYRIIDSDFPWATFAVNIIGCCLASFLMFRYGADMHDTLRTLLFVGIFGAFTTMSTFSIDTVELLTSGSYWLAGANIILNSVVCVLGAAAGRFLALI, encoded by the coding sequence ATGCCATTCCTGGCGGCTGCTGCCGGAGGAGCCATCGGCGCGACGCTGAGATATTCCGCTTACAGGATCATCGACAGCGATTTCCCCTGGGCGACGTTTGCTGTGAACATAATCGGCTGCTGCCTCGCATCCTTCCTCATGTTCAGATACGGCGCGGATATGCATGACACTCTGAGGACGCTCCTGTTCGTCGGGATCTTCGGCGCGTTCACGACGATGTCCACCTTCTCCATAGACACCGTGGAACTTCTGACGTCCGGATCGTACTGGCTAGCGGGAGCCAACATCATCCTCAACTCTGTGGTCTGCGTATTGGGAGCGGCGGCGGGAAGGTTCCTGGCTCTGATTTAA
- a CDS encoding DUF126 domain-containing protein: MKISGRMISPGKARGEVLRIPEPLSFLGGVDGSTGEVRVGNGGNVAGKILVFPSGKGSTVGSFVMYDLMVHGKQPAAVINESAEIIVATGAVISSIPMVDSVPSIDMFKDGDIVSLDANSGEIEIEGVQRRVCVSSAVVQDGKVLMLKRPERCYSFPGKWSFVAGKVEGGESLEEAARREISEETKISVGVPSKTLPAFYVREGKTLWEVHPFRFDVSGAAPVLDEENEDFRWVVPEEIPSMETVDGTSETISKLFRRSRPI, from the coding sequence GTGAAGATTTCGGGGCGCATGATATCTCCGGGAAAGGCAAGGGGCGAGGTTCTGAGGATACCAGAGCCTTTGAGCTTCCTCGGAGGCGTCGATGGTTCCACCGGGGAAGTCCGCGTCGGAAACGGCGGAAACGTCGCCGGCAAGATCCTGGTATTTCCCAGCGGAAAAGGCAGCACCGTGGGTTCCTTCGTGATGTACGATCTGATGGTCCACGGGAAGCAGCCTGCAGCGGTCATAAACGAAAGCGCAGAGATCATAGTCGCCACCGGAGCGGTGATATCATCGATCCCGATGGTGGATTCGGTGCCATCGATAGACATGTTCAAGGACGGGGACATCGTCTCGTTGGACGCCAACTCGGGAGAGATCGAGATCGAAGGCGTCCAGCGTCGCGTATGCGTATCTTCCGCGGTCGTCCAGGACGGAAAGGTTCTCATGCTGAAGCGGCCGGAAAGATGCTATTCGTTTCCTGGAAAATGGTCTTTCGTCGCCGGAAAGGTAGAGGGCGGGGAGAGCTTGGAGGAAGCCGCCCGCAGGGAGATCTCAGAGGAGACGAAGATCAGCGTCGGAGTGCCATCAAAAACTCTGCCGGCGTTTTATGTGAGGGAAGGGAAGACCCTCTGGGAAGTGCACCCGTTCAGGTTCGATGTATCAGGCGCAGCCCCTGTGCTCGACGAAGAGAACGAGGATTTCAGATGGGTTGTGCCCGAAGAGATTCCTTCCATGGAGACTGTGGACGGGACCTCGGAAACCATATCCAAACTGTTCCGCCGATCGCGGCCGATCTGA
- the ybaK gene encoding Cys-tRNA(Pro) deacylase: MGLPWDIMDVKTNPMRHLDKLGIPYKVHTYGDAALGGMEVAETLGENPEEAFKTLVTQSKEKAYYVFVVPVTGGLDLKKAAAAVGEKSVSMIKSADLLSVTGYVHGGCSPMCIKRPMKVVVDSSAKDHARFYVSAGKIGYQIEMSPSDIPKAIPGVRFADIRKPSE; encoded by the coding sequence ATGGGATTGCCATGGGACATCATGGACGTCAAGACCAACCCTATGAGGCATTTGGACAAGCTGGGGATACCCTACAAGGTGCATACCTATGGCGATGCCGCTCTCGGCGGGATGGAAGTGGCCGAGACTCTGGGGGAGAATCCTGAAGAGGCGTTCAAGACTCTGGTGACGCAATCCAAGGAGAAGGCATATTATGTTTTCGTGGTCCCGGTGACGGGCGGGCTGGATCTCAAGAAAGCCGCGGCTGCGGTGGGAGAGAAATCGGTATCCATGATAAAATCGGCCGATCTGCTTTCAGTGACCGGGTATGTGCACGGCGGATGCTCTCCGATGTGCATCAAGCGCCCGATGAAAGTCGTCGTAGATTCCAGCGCCAAAGACCATGCCAGATTTTATGTGAGCGCGGGGAAGATCGGATACCAGATCGAGATGTCCCCATCAGATATCCCGAAGGCGATTCCGGGCGTCAGATTCGCGGACATAAGGAAGCCGTCCGAATGA
- a CDS encoding isoleucine--tRNA ligase, translated as MIKQIQPVYNGTKLEKEIQQKWNSEKAYERTKALRADGERFYFVDGPPYTTGHIHLGTAFNKTIKDILIRYWRMNGLNVRDVPGFDMHGLPIEVQMEKLLGIHSKKEIEEMGIDKFVSACDEHAHKLHAEMTEEFKQLGAWMDWDNPYQTLKPDYIESAWWTLQRAYERGLLNASSRVVTWCPRCETALAEAEIEYWDETDPSVMVRFPLTDGSASLLIWTTTPWTLASNMAVAAHPDFEYARVKMIGEIGSETVIILASQAEYVMKAGGYDRFEILSKMTGKELEGLSYVPPFELEGVKRNEWTFKVVNADYVEQDNTGLVHTAPGHGPDDYETGKRYGMEPFCPVAENGRYTEEFPLLAGKKVKTINEDVIKYLAETKEAIYNVAKIKHRYGHCWRCKSPIIYRNTRQWFVKVPEIKEEMLSEIDRVKWVPDWAGSTRERNWVDGAREWCISRQRYWGIPMPVWECECGAKKVVGQFEELKEGEGYSEGMNPHRPWIDGVRFRCPECGKTMLRVPDVLDVWFDSGVSAWAQLGYPHHKEEYDKWWPPRFIVEAHDQTRGWFYSQLGAGCISMDRAPYDEVMMHGWVLDPKGQKMSKSKGNVINPLDLINEVGADSMRFYLIRSNAPWEDTPFQKEGPKNARKVLNTLWNVVNFASTYMVLDKYDPKEHPLEKALPNLRDEDLWMISRTEKMKAEVTRYLESRELHKVARTLEDYIMEDLSRWYVCLVRDRSWSEDSDAEVDKMASYFTLRYAIMNTTLVLAPIAPHITEIIYGSMGGEKASVHMEDWPKCDASLIREDIERSMSLTKGIDEIVASERAKASYNLRWPLLRIMVRGKDAETNDAVRRFGEVLESQSNAKEIVYLMPGQEPPECEKIIAVEFEGGDVFIDFTVTPEIEAEALAREVIRRIQQMRKDMKLKVEQCISCDLMTDETHSALLEQWKDAIASEVRAERLSITDSPAGTTVKEWEFGGKTVTIGISPIE; from the coding sequence ATGATAAAGCAGATCCAACCGGTATACAACGGCACGAAGCTGGAGAAAGAGATCCAACAGAAATGGAACTCCGAGAAAGCTTATGAGAGAACCAAAGCGCTCCGCGCGGACGGCGAGAGATTCTACTTCGTCGATGGGCCGCCTTACACGACTGGCCACATCCACCTCGGGACCGCGTTCAACAAGACGATCAAAGACATCCTCATAAGATACTGGAGGATGAACGGGCTCAACGTCCGCGACGTCCCCGGATTCGACATGCACGGGCTCCCGATAGAGGTGCAGATGGAGAAGCTCCTCGGGATCCACTCCAAGAAAGAGATAGAGGAGATGGGCATCGACAAATTCGTCTCCGCCTGCGACGAGCACGCCCATAAGCTGCACGCCGAGATGACCGAGGAGTTCAAGCAGCTGGGCGCTTGGATGGATTGGGACAACCCCTACCAGACGCTCAAGCCGGATTACATAGAGTCCGCCTGGTGGACGCTCCAGCGCGCGTACGAGAGGGGATTGCTCAACGCCTCCAGCAGGGTCGTCACCTGGTGCCCCAGATGCGAGACCGCCCTCGCCGAAGCCGAGATAGAGTACTGGGATGAGACCGACCCCTCGGTCATGGTAAGATTCCCGCTCACCGATGGAAGCGCATCGCTGCTGATCTGGACCACCACGCCGTGGACCCTCGCGTCAAACATGGCTGTCGCCGCGCACCCTGACTTCGAATACGCCAGAGTGAAGATGATCGGAGAGATAGGATCTGAGACCGTCATAATCCTGGCTTCGCAGGCCGAGTACGTCATGAAGGCCGGAGGGTACGACAGATTCGAAATCCTCTCAAAGATGACCGGCAAAGAGCTGGAAGGACTCAGCTACGTTCCCCCGTTCGAGCTCGAAGGCGTGAAGAGGAATGAGTGGACTTTCAAGGTCGTCAACGCCGACTACGTCGAGCAGGACAACACCGGATTGGTCCACACCGCCCCCGGCCATGGTCCCGACGACTACGAGACCGGGAAGAGATACGGCATGGAGCCTTTCTGCCCGGTGGCGGAGAACGGCAGATACACCGAAGAATTCCCTCTCCTGGCCGGCAAGAAAGTCAAGACGATCAACGAGGACGTCATCAAATATCTCGCAGAGACAAAGGAAGCGATCTACAACGTCGCCAAGATCAAACACAGGTACGGCCACTGCTGGAGATGCAAGTCCCCGATCATCTACAGGAACACCCGCCAGTGGTTCGTGAAAGTGCCTGAGATCAAGGAGGAGATGCTCTCGGAGATCGACCGCGTTAAATGGGTACCCGACTGGGCCGGCTCCACCAGAGAGAGGAACTGGGTGGACGGCGCAAGGGAATGGTGCATCTCGCGCCAGAGGTATTGGGGGATACCCATGCCCGTCTGGGAGTGCGAGTGCGGCGCCAAGAAAGTCGTCGGCCAGTTCGAGGAGCTCAAAGAGGGCGAAGGATACAGCGAAGGAATGAACCCCCACAGGCCTTGGATCGACGGCGTCAGGTTCAGATGCCCGGAGTGCGGGAAGACCATGCTCAGGGTTCCCGACGTCCTCGATGTCTGGTTCGATTCCGGAGTCTCCGCTTGGGCCCAGCTGGGATACCCCCACCACAAAGAGGAATACGACAAATGGTGGCCTCCCAGATTCATCGTCGAAGCCCACGACCAGACCCGCGGCTGGTTCTATTCCCAGCTGGGTGCAGGATGCATCTCGATGGACCGCGCGCCTTACGACGAGGTCATGATGCACGGATGGGTCCTGGATCCGAAAGGGCAGAAGATGTCCAAGTCCAAAGGGAACGTCATCAACCCGCTGGACCTGATCAACGAGGTCGGCGCCGATTCCATGAGATTCTACCTCATAAGATCCAACGCCCCCTGGGAGGACACGCCGTTCCAGAAAGAGGGGCCGAAGAACGCCAGGAAGGTTCTGAACACCCTGTGGAACGTCGTGAACTTCGCGTCCACCTACATGGTCCTGGACAAGTACGATCCCAAGGAGCACCCTCTGGAGAAGGCCCTGCCCAACCTTCGCGACGAAGATCTGTGGATGATCTCGAGGACCGAGAAGATGAAGGCGGAGGTCACCAGATATCTGGAGTCCAGGGAGCTCCACAAAGTCGCAAGGACGCTGGAGGACTACATCATGGAAGACCTCTCCAGATGGTATGTCTGCCTCGTCAGGGACAGGTCCTGGAGCGAGGACTCCGACGCGGAAGTCGACAAGATGGCTTCCTATTTCACCCTGCGCTACGCCATCATGAACACCACTCTGGTGCTCGCTCCGATAGCCCCGCACATAACCGAGATCATCTACGGCAGCATGGGCGGAGAGAAGGCGTCCGTGCACATGGAGGACTGGCCGAAATGCGATGCTTCACTCATACGCGAGGACATCGAGCGCAGCATGTCCCTCACGAAGGGCATCGACGAGATCGTCGCGTCCGAAAGGGCGAAGGCGTCCTACAACCTCAGATGGCCTCTGCTCAGGATAATGGTCCGCGGAAAGGATGCTGAGACCAACGACGCCGTGAGAAGGTTCGGAGAAGTTCTTGAATCCCAATCCAACGCCAAAGAGATCGTCTATCTCATGCCCGGCCAGGAGCCGCCGGAATGCGAGAAGATCATCGCAGTGGAATTCGAAGGAGGAGACGTGTTCATCGACTTCACTGTCACTCCCGAGATCGAAGCCGAGGCTCTCGCCAGAGAGGTTATCAGAAGGATCCAGCAGATGCGCAAAGACATGAAGCTCAAGGTCGAGCAGTGCATCAGCTGCGACCTGATGACGGACGAGACCCACAGCGCGCTTCTGGAGCAGTGGAAAGACGCCATCGCATCCGAAGTCAGGGCCGAGAGGCTCAGCATCACAGACAGCCCCGCAGGAACGACCGTCAAAGAATGGGAGTTCGGCGGGAAGACCGTGACCATAGGGATTTCCCCCATAGAGTGA
- a CDS encoding Na+/H+ antiporter NhaC family protein, translating to MTTGPVDEGSRFKGTIWALAPPLVAIILALITKEVYSSLFVGIVIGAIFAGDGHLESTMTVMFEGGFITVLSDSWNVGILIFLVILGTFGALALKSGGTRAYGEWALSHIHSRKMAQFATMLLGALIFIDDYFNCLTVGSVMRPVTDTHKVSRAKLAYLIDSTAAPICIIAPISSWAAAVSGSIDDAGLGDVLNPYTLFTQSIEYNFYALFTIAAVICIIFFDINLGPMKRHEKNALDGDLFTVPFNPSEKHAEEEEVSDKGKVIDLILPIFIFLIPGCVLGLMYTGGFFDGASIQDSFANCDASVGLVYGSGIALILTVLYFLLRRVLKFEEVMNCLPLGFRNMVPAILILIFAWTLCEMTRGQLDSAGYVKSIVVDFGGTAVLPAVFMLIACFISFSTGTSWGTFGILLPIVLSVFEVGDPLMIVGVSACLAGSVFGDHCSPISDTTIMSSAGAQCNHIEHVATQTPYAIIVAAISFVFFLAAGFWQSIIVTVLGIAATVAVFYILKKMQEKTPEPSA from the coding sequence ATGACCACCGGGCCGGTGGATGAGGGAAGCAGATTCAAAGGGACGATCTGGGCTCTTGCTCCGCCTCTGGTGGCCATCATCCTGGCGCTTATCACCAAAGAAGTCTACTCCTCATTGTTCGTGGGCATAGTGATAGGAGCAATCTTCGCGGGTGACGGCCATCTGGAAAGCACAATGACAGTGATGTTCGAGGGCGGGTTCATAACCGTCCTCAGCGACTCGTGGAATGTCGGAATTCTGATATTCCTTGTCATCCTGGGAACGTTCGGAGCGCTCGCGCTCAAAAGCGGAGGGACCCGCGCCTATGGCGAATGGGCCCTTTCCCACATCCACAGCCGCAAGATGGCGCAGTTCGCCACCATGCTCTTGGGGGCGCTCATATTCATCGACGACTACTTCAACTGCCTGACAGTGGGTTCCGTCATGCGCCCTGTGACGGATACGCATAAGGTGTCCCGCGCCAAACTGGCTTATCTCATCGACTCCACGGCGGCGCCGATATGCATCATCGCCCCGATCAGCTCCTGGGCGGCCGCGGTATCCGGTTCCATCGACGATGCCGGGCTCGGAGACGTCCTCAACCCTTACACCCTCTTCACCCAAAGCATAGAGTACAACTTCTACGCCCTGTTCACGATCGCCGCTGTCATCTGCATCATATTCTTCGACATCAACCTGGGCCCCATGAAGAGGCACGAGAAGAACGCCCTCGACGGCGACCTTTTCACCGTGCCTTTCAACCCATCGGAAAAACATGCCGAAGAGGAAGAGGTCAGCGACAAAGGCAAGGTCATCGACCTCATCCTTCCGATCTTCATATTCCTGATTCCTGGATGCGTCCTTGGTCTGATGTACACCGGCGGATTCTTCGACGGCGCCAGCATTCAGGATTCGTTCGCCAACTGCGACGCTTCCGTCGGTCTGGTGTACGGCTCCGGCATAGCATTGATCCTCACCGTCCTTTACTTCTTGCTCCGCAGAGTCCTCAAATTCGAGGAAGTCATGAACTGTCTGCCCCTAGGATTCCGCAACATGGTCCCCGCGATTCTCATCCTGATATTCGCTTGGACCCTCTGCGAGATGACAAGAGGACAGCTCGATTCCGCTGGGTACGTCAAATCCATCGTCGTAGATTTCGGAGGTACTGCGGTCCTTCCTGCGGTGTTCATGCTCATCGCATGCTTCATCTCGTTCTCCACCGGAACGTCCTGGGGAACGTTCGGAATTCTGCTTCCCATCGTCCTCTCGGTATTCGAAGTCGGAGACCCGCTGATGATCGTCGGAGTGAGCGCGTGCCTTGCGGGATCCGTGTTCGGAGACCACTGCTCGCCTATCTCCGATACGACCATCATGTCGTCGGCCGGCGCCCAATGCAACCATATAGAGCACGTCGCCACGCAGACACCGTATGCCATCATCGTGGCTGCGATAAGCTTCGTATTCTTCCTAGCCGCCGGATTCTGGCAGAGCATTATCGTGACCGTTCTGGGCATAGCCGCCACAGTGGCCGTATTCTACATCCTGAAAAAGATGCAGGAAAAAACGCCTGAGCCTTCGGCATAA
- a CDS encoding phosphoglycerate mutase → MKNTLFVLLDGAEDDPNPLMGGMKPLDLADMPFLREKAPHRLKTSGRGYTHLFLNEFFTGHPPEIPRAALEAMGLGLDMKDPKRTAYRLSPAVISDGMIRWTYGSTEYTERLVPTVESHMDILDPYDPAIKFFIGGRAILTMDCDDIPDLPGPPTDAPFVEVPGDLGKMVMAVADDLSGTTDYPWGCGKFGRQYPPVGSLGKMTAISNSPTSLGICASIGCDIQLIEELDDRFPAAKEALKHGNVFLHIDEVDEYSHQKDPFKKKAVLEHADRMMAEYFSDAENIIFFADHGTSCVTGEHILMDVPIWTSIDAGISDGTKLPLGSTIDTLMENRA, encoded by the coding sequence ATGAAAAACACGCTTTTCGTTCTTCTCGACGGCGCCGAGGACGATCCCAACCCGCTGATGGGCGGGATGAAACCATTGGACCTAGCTGACATGCCGTTTCTGAGGGAGAAAGCGCCGCACAGACTGAAGACTTCCGGAAGAGGATACACACACCTGTTCCTCAACGAATTTTTCACCGGCCACCCGCCCGAGATACCTCGCGCCGCATTGGAAGCGATGGGGCTTGGCTTGGACATGAAAGACCCGAAAAGAACGGCATACAGGCTCAGCCCCGCCGTCATTTCGGATGGGATGATACGCTGGACATACGGCTCCACGGAGTACACGGAGAGACTGGTTCCCACAGTGGAATCCCACATGGACATCCTGGACCCTTACGATCCTGCCATAAAATTTTTCATCGGGGGAAGGGCGATACTGACGATGGACTGCGACGATATCCCTGACCTTCCTGGGCCTCCTACCGACGCCCCGTTCGTCGAAGTTCCCGGGGATCTGGGGAAGATGGTGATGGCCGTCGCGGATGACCTCAGCGGGACCACCGATTATCCTTGGGGATGCGGCAAATTCGGCAGGCAATATCCTCCTGTCGGGAGCTTGGGCAAGATGACCGCGATATCCAACAGCCCCACTTCGCTCGGAATATGCGCGTCGATCGGGTGCGACATACAGCTCATAGAGGAACTGGACGACAGATTCCCTGCCGCCAAAGAAGCGCTGAAGCATGGGAACGTATTCCTCCACATCGATGAGGTGGACGAGTACAGCCACCAAAAGGATCCTTTCAAAAAGAAGGCCGTTCTGGAGCATGCCGATAGGATGATGGCGGAATATTTCTCCGATGCGGAGAACATCATCTTTTTCGCCGACCATGGAACGTCATGCGTCACCGGCGAGCACATCCTGATGGACGTCCCGATCTGGACGAGCATAGATGCCGGGATTTCGGACGGAACGAAACTACCTTTGGGAAGCACTATAGATACACTCATGGAAAACAGGGCGTGA